One Cryptomeria japonica chromosome 9, Sugi_1.0, whole genome shotgun sequence genomic window carries:
- the LOC131034470 gene encoding protein OXIDATIVE STRESS 3 LIKE 2: MGSLEDCFVPAISMDDKASTLFSLTDSMAMDSTSTSSCSSNDLPDAHAGPLYHMGSLIAGLPCRRGLSNFYGGKSQSFSSLEDVKCVEHLAKPENSYYRRKKLKGCHECGLKHSKSYEPRISSASMISKRPQKGSTMMKKAASFFLSSGLPVSPANTR; the protein is encoded by the exons ATGGGGAGTCTTGAAGATTGTTTTGTGCCTGCTATTTCCATGGATGACAAAGCTTCCACCTTGTTTTCTTTGACAGATAGTATGGCTATGGATAGCACTAGCACCAGTTCCTGTTCAAGCAATGATCTTCCAGATGCTCATGCTGGTCCTCTCTACCACATGGGCTCTCTCATAGCAGGCCTGCCCTGCAG GAGAGGGCTGTCAAATTTCTATGGTGGCAAATCCCAGTCATTCTCCAGTCTGGAGGATGTGAAATGTGTGGAACATCTGGCCAAGCCGGAGAATTCCTATTACAGGAGGAAGAAACTTAAAGGATGCCATGAATGTGGATTGAAGCATAGTAAGTCATATGAACCCAGAATTTCTTCAGCTTCAATGATTTCCAAGAGACCTCAGAAGGGCTCTACAATGATGAAGAAGGCCGCAAGCTTTTTCTTGAGTTCTGGATTACCTGTGTCGCCTGCTAATACAAGATAG